The region TGTACAGTAATTGCCAGATGTTCGCTCGGCTAGTATCGCACCTATCAACTCGTATGGAAACTTTCCGACTCTGAAAAGAGAACTACCTCATtcttattttccaaaaataaagaaaatcctGCGATTTTATTGTACCTGTGGGGTCGAAAGTCGATTTAGCTAAAAGGTTTGATTTCTAAGTCGGGTGGCGAGTTTACGTATAGGTGACATACGCGTACGCTCCGAAGATCATTACGTGACATATAACATTTGACAGTGAAAGTTATTCTACGCCCGTTGCCGGAGGCGTTTTCGTATTTGTATTCCCGGTACCAGATTGGGATGGGATCGGATCCTCGCGTACCCTAGGGCGTCCCAGAGCTCGCCGCTCTCGGCTCACAATCGAAGGTCTTCGGTCGGCTACCGCGCTTCGAGTCGACGAGCGAAAGCTCCCAAAGCGGAAAAGTTCCGAGCCCCACATATCCCGATCGTATCGGACGGCCGTTTATGATCGGTACAGATATACAGGACAATCCGTAGCGCGGGCACCTTCGCCTCTTTTTCAGGGGCAAGGTCAACCTTCGTCCTCCCCTCCGTTCTATCGCTTCGCTCTTCTCGTGTCCGGTATTTTTGCCTCCGAGTAGAATAGAGAAGCGGTTCGAACGCGTGAAGGGGAAATTCGTACGACGACttttgctgccgctgctgccgttggATTCCGTATGCAGCCATCGAGTGAAAGTGTTAAAGGCGCAAGGTCATCTGAAACTGATCGTTCTTACAAAATAGCCGAGTTTTCGGAAGCCCGACGATCCGAAGATCCATCTTCAAGTATGCAGCTGTCTCGAACGATCGCGTTCGGACGTCGgagattgatttttatcgacCCACATAGAGCGCGTACACGTTACGAAATCGGCTTGTTGGCGTCGTCTTACTCTCGAGTGTGGCGTTGAAACGGCAATCGGATTGCTCGAGTGGCCCTGGTTGTTATTAAGAAGGTGTTAATAACGgtcaaagagaaaataagCGACAATTATCAGTTATCGCGGACGATCGGTCGAATCGAGCAATCGCGCGAGGATTCGGATACtcggtaataataatcgctGGCTGCAGGCGTCAGATTTTATTCTGCAGGGAAAGTGGAAGTCGGTTATACCATAGCTGTTGAGGCGCCTTATTGCCGAGGCGACCTGTTGTTGTCGCGAggttcgcgtatacgtatacctacgtaaagGATCTCGCGACGCCATGTCACTGAAGAGGAATGCCTGCGTTCGGCAATAATATAATACCACTTTTTCGATGTTCTACGCGATCCAAAGCCGAAGGGAATACCGACACCACGCACCACTCGGTCTAGATTTCAACGCCGAGATATAACGTAGAAACCCTAATTTCATTTCGTGACAATTTCCCCGCGTCAGAATCTGCTGCAGGCTGTCGAATCGATCCCCGGGATTTCCTGACACACATTACCGATCgtcgcgggaaaaaaaaatactcgtaacgattttctaaatttcatgCGAGGTCGGGGAATACAgcgatcgtttttatttccgtaCCTTCAGAAATAACCCGATTCATGTGCGAACGGTAAGAAGGAGTAATTTCGAACGTGCGGCGACTGCGTTCGAAATGTAAAATTGTTGGTGATCCACGTGCACGCCGGTTCGTTCGGCGAATAAAAGCCTGTTGTAAAATTGAACATGCAGCAGCGTTTAGAAAGGTGGATCCTAAAATTTGGGTCAACTAATAACTGGCGCTTTCTTCGACGATTTGACCATATTTACTGCCTTTTTTGTTCCTCAATCATTGCTAtcctcgatctttttttttttttcgtaacaaCGGTTGCTGCTTTTCGGATTATTTTCGAGAAACTGAAAACTTCGATGAGCCTGAAAACAGCGGGACGTACGCACGAGGACAAAAATTACATTCGTCTATAATTTCTCATAGACattgaaagaagagaaaatgaataaaacattcGAAGAGCTTGGAGGGAAAAGAACAAGCGGAAGAAAAAGCACCACCTCTGTCTGTGGAGTGCGATACGCAAGGTGAACGAGTGTGTCTTTGCcggtaatttttctttgcctGGAGCTCCGGGTCTAACAATAGCAATCCTGTCCTCCGGCTATGTCGTCGCTGGATTTCTCAACCACGGAAAGTTAGCTGCAAATTCGATGGGGATCAGCCGACGTCGCAgctttgaaggaaaaaaatcaccttaGCGATGGTTGCTCGTGAATAATAAAGTgaaatcgtttttctttctccttttcttttcccctctacttcttttttcttgatcGGCGCTATTTTTACGATTTGCCGAAGATGTTGACCCTACCAAACGACATTCCTTCTAGAAATTATTTACACCCACCTTAATTCCATCGGAAGGTTGTTTATTGTTCTCCGTTATATTGTATCGCAATTTTGCATTCTACAACCTTGAAGAGTTCGGAGAACTTTCTCAGCAAATCTCCGAAATTGATATTTCTTATAATTGTAGATTTCACCGCCTCAGTCGACATCTCGAGAATAATTGATGCGCATCGAATCCACTTTGAATTCGAATCGCGTAACttgctttaaaaaaaaaaaaaaaaaaaaaaacaattaaccgaacgatcgaagaagtgggtcaaaaatcgatctatgTGCTCCGatgatattatattctatCGGCGAACGATCGAAATATTGATCATAGATTCGAATCACGTATCATTCGGACCACGTCCGGTACGCTACCAACCGTAGTGTTTTCACCTTGAAACGGTACAGGTCATTGTCCATCCGTCTGCCAAAGTTAGGTACCATTACACCTGGAAAGCATTCCCCTCAAGTACCAAGTTCAAAGCTAGACCAGACTGTTCTGGTCCAAGTTTATTCTACtcggaaaagaaaagtgaaaaagataaGTTTCTCGAATAGAATGACGGTCGGTCGTTGTTAAAGAAGTCGAATCGGTTCGTTACCTCTcgtaataacaaaaatgataataaggATAACCATAATGACGACGATAGCAATCGCGAGATCTTCATTGAGATGGAAGAACACTCCAGCAGACGTGGGATGAATCCGTATAGGTCAGTGAGCCGCGGGTTATaacgtgaataaaataatggcGCTCGGTTAGAAAAGTGGTCAAGAACTGACATTTGTGTATACAGTTGTGGTATTTGTGATCGGCGTAGTCCTCCGACAATAGGAAAAGAAATTCCAACGAAGCTCCAGatgcgaagtaaaaaaaggaagagcgTACTCACCGTCCACCCGATTCTACGAAGATCGGTAATTTTACTCTACTGAAATGCTAAGTGATCGACGATCGGACGGCAATAGAATCGCCGGCGTACACAAAATCGGTATTCGAGGAGTGGCTCTTctcagaaaaacgaacgaagataATCAAGTGacgttatttttctcgttttacaaCCGCGGAGACGACCGACCGAACTACGTCACGAGGGTGAGTCTCTCGATCGAATGGAATCGTTAAAAATAAGAGTCCTTCCTCGCAAAATTTTCGCGTGTCAGCGACGTCTGCGTACCGGCAATTCGCACGAAGACCCACCGATTTCAACGTGGAAGTACCGAGGAACGAGGAACGCgtcgaatattttattttctctacaactgggaacgaaaaagaaaagaaataaattgaacgttGTTTGAAAAGTATACCTCAGCCGCGCGGATGGGTAAGTCACGCGTTTTAAAATGTCAGCGAGTAGTTGGGTACCAGCTGTCTGTACCGGGTACGGTTAAAATTGCACCAACGACTCGCGTACTCTTTGAAAACTCAATAAACGAAGAAGTTGCGTGCCAGACTTTTAACCGATCCTTCTGGAGGCGGTGCGACACGCGATAAAAGAAACGTTCTTTCCGGTGCAATAAACATTTCCTATACCCAAAAATCTCCTCCTATCACGAAAAATCTAACTCGACAGGATTGTCATCGGTACACAGGGCAGATCACGTGTGCCGAAacttggagtaaaaaaaaagaaaagattctcAAGTCGTAAGCGTGATGATGTATCAAGTGAAACGATCACCGGTGATTGTAACTAAACATAGtaatgatcaatttttttgtttcttttcttttcttcatctatccagcctctcttctcttctgcGTTGCTTGTACCATGGATTGAATGTAAACTGGCGCAATGTGTTACActgtgtataatttattttttactattctttttatttattttttttttttatcgtcaccGGTACCGCGCGCCGTACACGTTATGCAACTTTAGAGTCAACGTCGGGTCGGATACCgggttggtcggtcggtcaaAAACACGAAAGAAACATGTAGAGTCACGTACATAATCGTTGCGCAACTTTGATGAAACTTACGTCTAACAGAAATTCATGACTCCCGATGATTCGGACAttggtaaaataataattatcgcttATCGTTATTACCGATAATTTCAACGACCGTTTTGGACCTGTACAGGAAATGGGTAGCTATTGATTTCTGGTcgttaaaaactgaaaaaatgaaaatcccaATCGGAGAAGAACTTGGATCGGACGAGTCCTTTGGTAAGATCGCTGTGAAACTTATGGTTCTCGGTCTTCGGcgatgcgatgaaaaaaatgatcggtaCCATTGGAAGGCATTATTCAAGTAGCACAGATTTCCAGATGGCAGCATGTCTTGGGGAGGTGAAAGTCATCAGGTGTCCGAAGGTAGGGGGTCCAGAGCTCATATAGAGGGGCGAGAGGGTGCGGCTAGTCCAGACGCTTTCAGTACCGCCGACGACTACCATGTCGCCGAAGATACGAATCCTTTTAGGAGCTCTGTGTCTCTTCGCCGGTGAGTAAACCCATTTGCTACCTGTGTGAATTCTAAACAACGACAGCTCTCGTAtacagaaaatcaaaaatgtaaAGAACCATTTTTTTGccatcatttttatcgaaatcattcgaaatttGCTGAGCCGATTTTTGCGAATCCCATTCAAAAAGAGACTCCGTAGTCATAACAGTCGAATGTCATACGCACTGTGCTAATCAATGATTACCAAATGAAGATTATATTTCAGATAGTTTGCGACTTATTAGGAAGTTGATATTTCGATTATCCGATCCGAAGACCTTATCTTATCACGCCGTTTAACGATCAAACTTTCTGTTAGGAAACTGTTTCCGGTCGTTTCACTTTTGTTTGTAATTCGAATTTCTTAAATGGTCCAAAAATCACGTAATCAATTTGCAATAGAACATCCAGGTTTCcataatttaattcaaaaaaCGTGATAAATTGGATTACGAAATCGCAAATCAGGTTTGACATCGTTTAAATGTAAATCGCGAGTTTACATAAACGGGAaactatttttaaatatttttcaaatcacacaTACGGTAAATTGTTGTCGGGAATCGATTCGACCTCTTTTCTCACTTATCCAATCCTATCGTTCGCTACGATAGACTTATTACTTGGTGCCTGCGGAAACCCAGTTCGGGTAACCACTGTCGCTTTCCCTCAGTTGCCCTGACATTTCCGAGACTTTCTACTTCAACGGTGAGTTCAGCGAACTCCTCTTACCGTGTGCCGTAAGCCTAGAGCGGCCATTTGTCTCGGGCTCGTTCTTCGTTCCATTCTACGTCGACCTTTTATTCGGTAGAATGTCCTAAAAATCAGTCAAATGGTAGGATTATACTCACATGACCGCTACGGTGATCATCTCCAACCTTGAAGattgttaataattattgttgttttcaGTATCGGTGAGAGCGCAGGATGGCGAGGGTGGCACGAATGAATTGAACGCCGAAGAGCTCTGCCAGGATAGGCCAGGAGACGAATTCTTTCGAGTCAAAGTCACGCACGACTGTCGCGACGTAGTCAGGTAGGACTTTTTTATCCACTCTAGtttgttccaatttttcattctccactCACCGTCAGCGATACAACTTTTCCGACCCAATTTACAAGGCCTtagattattttcaacatcgtTCTTTCACCCCCTTGCGAATCGCAGCGAGTGAGCCATTCAATGACTCGGCACGGTACACGGTATTTTATCTTCCGGTGAATGAATTAGCGATTCTTACCTCGTATATTGAAAACTCGGCACACCCATTGCCCGCCATAGTCATGATCATTGCATTCAGCTACCTCATACCCAAGGTAATAATAGAATGCCTTTCGTCGGAGTTGTGCCGCTTCGAGGCCGtcctacgtgtacgtaaaatAATATCCTCGGTATTCAAACGATGATACAGTCATGTGCTGCAGCTGCAGGTACATAACGGTAAAAGGTTTCAACTTCCCATTTGCACGTGTGACTCGATTACGATATTACAACAACAGGAAACAATGTACGATGCCTATTATAAGGTGTTAATTACCGAGCTAAACGTGAGCGAAAAGAATCGTCGTATTGGGTAGAAGCGGTCACTTCGCCGTTCAAGGCAATCGGCTTCGGACAAAACAACCTTACACCGTCATCCGCGATTTAAAATCTCCGGTGgttgtgatttatttttttctctttgttttttttgtttttttttttttgccaacttTATTTCTCGAACGAGTCAAGGTCTACCGGCCTGCGGAGACAAAGatattttcgcgattttaTCTCCGATACCGTAAGGCCGCGCGAAAGAGGAATGCTCTTTCCTTCGATCGGATCCTCCGAGAGACGATCGTCATTAATCCATGTTAATTGacattgcgaaaaaatggtaaaacagaaaataaaaatcgtccaGGTGCGACAAGGCGACGGAAGTCGGTGTGGTGCGGTTAGCCAAGTTGCGCTGTCCGAACCAGCTAGCATTCGACATCGAAAGGCAGACGTGCGACTGGAAGCCATACGTGAAGAACTGCGAACAGCTCGAGAGTAAGCATCTTTTTTCAAGTACCTTGAAACTGAAGTCCCTTTTCCCTTCAGGTGTACCAAATCTGGTCTGACCCCGATCACCTGCCCGAGCGGACTCGCCTTTGACTTGGACAAACAGGCCTGCGACTGGAAGGGCAAGGTCACCAACTGTGACAAGCTCGAGAGTAAGTGACGATGGGGGAGAACTGGTCCTCCTCTCTCTGATCCGTCACTATTATTGAACAGTTTATCTTCGAtggtgaactttttttctccatttttttttcattgccaaATCAattgctcaatttttttttgacggaaAAGAGGAGGGCCCAGGTCATCGTAGACTCGCGCCGTAGCACGCACACCGACGACTAACGTCACACACACGCAATTATCAAGCACTATTCATGTATatgcgttccttttttttttttaattattcttccttttctcatcATTCGCTGATTACAAATTATGTCAAATTATTGGCAGTTTCAATCAGTGAATTTGTGAAAGAATATTCATCTATCTCTTCATCTATTTCATATCTTCATCGACTCTAATCACTATCCATTACTATCACTATAATTGTGACTAACAAACCAAAATGCTTCCATTGATGCTTCTGTGACTTTGTAGAGtagatttttaattctttttcgcTAACCCAGCACCGCACTTATCTATCGTAGTCCGATTTGCGTCGGTTGATGCAATGATACATCGACTGTGATgagatcaaataatttttttgcacctCTGGCACAATTTTAAATAACAAGATCGATGGATGAATCTAACCACAAGTTGCCTGCACGTCATGCTTGTCTGGCAgatatcaaaaaagaaaatcgttttttactatattgttttatattatttattaatttttttgtttccgttttCACTCAATAAATTCGACCTGGATGCGATTCACGCGCTAATTACGATATAAACTGTGCCAGTCAACTACTAATCGGTTTCTTCGACTCGAGTTTGCGTTCTATTTGACGTGGTTCTTTTACTACGTGCAGCATACCTCTTTAGCACTCTCTTGCtttccgaaaatttcatagaatataatatacctcaTTTTTTACAAGATCGACGGAGCTGATTAACACACGCGTTAAAAACGTAATTAGCATCACGTCGATCTCTAGGAACAATTggtcaaataaaaaaaaaagaaattgcatAAGTGTGTTTTAATGTGAGCTTTTTTACGTCCATTCCACACACTCTGCAACGCAATCTCTAAATCCTAAATCTATCAATCTCCATTTAGACTTTTTCTATGTGCTCTATATCTACTCTATTTACATGtcctttatttcattatttatccactaaaaaaaaaaaaaagaaatagaaatatgaTCTATCTTCAGAATTCATTATTGCGgtttgatatttattataaacgtGTGCTTCGCCGTGAGCCAACGAAGTCCCCCGCGTCACGAACGACTCTTTAAGCGCAAGaagcttgatttttttttttgtctgtcgGTTGATGTTAATGTGACGTTAAAATTACCGAATCCATAGGAAAAATTGTCGTTCGAAACCCACTTCCCTATCCTGTCAcctgtaaatattttatatcgtatCTACCGTGAACATTGGCGAACGACCACTGCGTAGCGGGTAGTCGCTACGAAGGGATTACTCACCACCAATATTTACGGTAGATGGATTGTACACACAGGGTCCGTGGACACGAAATAACTTGCACCCTTATTGTTTCCCTAAGAAATTGTTACTATTTATATTGATTCTCTGCAGTTCCTCGCAAAGTTCTTCCGATCCTGAAAACCGACGAACCGATTTGTCCCGAGGGTAAATTATCTTGCGGAGATGGCGAATGCATAGACAAAGAACTTTTTTGCAACGGCACACCCGATTGCAAGGACGACTCCGACGAAAATGCTTGCAGTGAGTTTCAAGATCCGACTGTGAATACGGATTTTAGATCGTTTTTCCCAATTTATGTAATCacgttttcatattttaatcgTCTAGGCGTTGAGACCGACCCGAACCGGGCGCCGGACTGCGACCCGACTCAGTGCGTTCTCCCGGAATGTTTCTGTTCGGCTGACGGAACCAGAATACCCGGTGGCATCGACATTGCCCAAGTTCCTCAGATGATAACGTTAACTTTCAACGGTGCGGTGAACGTTGACAACATAGATTTGTACGACGAGGTGTTCAACGGTCGTTTGAATCCGAACGGTTGTCAAACCCGTGGTAcattcttcgtttctcacaAATATACCAACTACTCAGCTGTGCAAGAACTCCACAGACGCGGTCATGAAATCGGAGTATTTTCTCTGACTCACAAGGACGACCCTCGGTACTGGAGCCAGGGAAGTTACGACGATTGGCTAGCAGAAATGGCAGGAGCCCGTTTGATCATCGAAAGATTCGCCAACATTAGCGATGGCTCGATCATCGGAGTCAGAGCACCTTACTTGAGAGTCGGTGGAAACAAACAGTTCGAAATGATGGCCGATCAATTGTTCGTATACGACGCTTCGATTACCGCGTCTTTGGGCCGCGTACCGATTTGGCCGTATACCCTTTACTTCCGTATGCCGCACAAGTGTAACGGAAACGGTAGAAACTGTCCCTCGAGGTCACATCCGGTCTGGGAGATGGTGATGAACGAACTCGACCGCAGAGACGATCCCACCTTCGACGAAAGCCTGCCCGGTTGCCATCTCGTAGATTCTTGCTCGAACATACAGTCCGGTGAACAATTCGGAAGACTTCTCAGGCACAATTTCAACCGTCACTACACAAGCAACAGGGCACCCCTGGGTCTGAACTTCCACGCTTCGTGGCTCAAGAGCAAAAAGGAATACAAAGAGGAGCTCATCAAGTTCATAGATGAAATGCTTGCCAAGAATGACGTGTACTTCGTCACCATGGTCCAGGTTTGTAGTCTActtttatctccttttttttttttatccttctgtTTCTTAACATTCTGCTTTGTCAGGTATTGAAATGGATCCAAACGCCGACCGAGCTTGCGAATCTCCGGGACTTCGCCGACTGGAAGGACACTTGCGACGAGAAGGGACAGCCGTACTGTTCCCTCCCGAATGCGTGTCCTTTGACAACGAGGGAACTTCCGGGAGAGACTCTTCGTCTCATCACATGCATGGAATGCCCCAACAACTATCCATGGTTGTTGGACCCGACCGGTGACGGTTTCAGTtcgaaggaataaaatttctacgtttttagaagaaagaaaaagagaaaacaaggagaaaaaagaacaaccgGCCGACAAGTTTCTCACCGCTTCGTTTTGGTAGACCGGAAAAATCGGCTAACTTAAATTAACCCAATCTGAGTTTCCGGTCGAACAATACGCGTCCGCTGAATGAGGGTATGGAGGCGCAATATTAAGAAATCAAGGGTGGATATCAATCATTCTTCGTTCTACGTCTCAGAGCCCATCCCTGGacatcgaaacgaaaaaaaaaaaaaaaaaatggaacaaacAAACGCCTAGCGATTTCATTtgtacatagattttatattattaattgaagaaggaatataaaaacaaataaatgaataaataaaaatataatattcctCCGAGGTTCTCGTGACGCGACGACAAGAAGAGTCGTCGTTTTAACGACGCCGCTATCTACTACtagatattatatttaattgTGAGATTCATGAAGGAAAACAATGCGTTTCTAAGAtgtcgaatgaataaaaaataagaaaccaAGAACagtatttattgaaattttatttcttgattTTAACTACCGAATATCTGAGTTTCGTCTTTGCGGCTCAACGATTCCCTCACGTActgcaaaaataattaccatccgcgaattgttttttttcgcgtctacAAATAATGGAAAATACCCATCCTTTCCTTACAATTTCTAGTTATAACTTCACCAACTGCACAGCCTTGAAAGTAAATCTGACGTTCGACTCTTCGAAATGGTAAGTGAAATTCCTCGGTATACTGTGAATTTAAAATGTCAGCCGAGATTCGAGAGCATGCCTTTCATTTCGAACTTACATCGTATATACATCGTTATGCTATCTGTACATAGAACTTCGTCCCGTTCCAAATGAACAGAATGAATACATGAAAGTATCGCCACGCGCACCCGCGTGTTTCACGACTCAGATACCCAACATTaaacatacataggtataatatattacacctTTCTCAAGCAAAGCGAGATTTCCAATTTGCAAgaagaataatttatattccTATATGCATCACTATATTACATCCAACTTTTCCTGTACAGCCTGGCAAAATGACTCAAGTTTGTTTggccttttatttattatttatttatttatttattcattttttcattttttaagttCAAGTATTGCAAATTTCGATGTTTGTTgttggtcatttttttctttgaccaCTTTCTCTGCTTACTTTCATCGACAATCATCATCAATACGTCCCTGTACGTACgatgtatgataataataatatcgtatacatTACCGGTAATATAATCATTTTAGTTTATTTGCCCATTGAATTTAGATATTTAGCTAATTTTTAAAACACcgtaaaattcaaatgtaAACCTAAATTTGCGGATCATCTCCGGTTGCATACCGCAAATATAACTGTTCAGAATGGTAGAAAATCAGGGCTGAATCCGAAATTTCACCATTGACTGAACATTGAAATTTCGGATTCTAGAAggattttatttccatcaattCACCATTagctattttcatttttgttagaTTTTCAGCATCAGTCGTATTATTATTCAGAACGATAGAACATCAAAGTTAAATAAATGCAGATTGAAATATCGAACggcgttgtattttttcaatacgaaACGTTCGGCAATAATTCACCCATTTCCATGACCAAAATGGTCCAATTATATTTACAGTACCATACTTATACCAATCAATATTTTACTTGAACTTTTACTTGAGAAGGAAAATAGCTAtgctacaaaaaaaattattctatttttcaaactttaatCGAATCAAAGACGAACATACCCCTCGGAGAATCTCATCATGTCACACTCAGATACGATAAAATTTGGTAATTGCTACCACCCGGAGTTCCTCCAATAAATAGCCATTGATGAAGAATTCTTCTTCGTCATATACCCAACCAACTGCACGCTACAAACGCACCGAATATGCTCAGAACGATCAGGACTATAACCACCCAGAACGGCACAGTGTCTGAAACAGAGGAACGACGGAGGtttgtgaaagaaaagaatagaatCATCTGATCTTGGAATCCAGGGCCTGAGATTTGTTacaaaacatttgaaaaatgattcttACGTCTGAATGGGATGCTGTGAATGCAGATTCTGTTGTCGACTGAAATACTGACAACAGCGGCTTCGGTGTTGCTAGTAATGGCGGGTCCATCGTGTTTTGTTGGTAGGAAT is a window of Athalia rosae chromosome 8, iyAthRosa1.1, whole genome shotgun sequence DNA encoding:
- the LOC105692399 gene encoding chitin deacetylase 1 isoform X1, producing the protein MSPKIRILLGALCLFAVSVRAQDGEGGTNELNAEELCQDRPGDEFFRVKVTHDCRDVVRCDKATEVGVVRLAKLRCPNQLAFDIERQTCDWKPYVKNCEQLEIPRKVLPILKTDEPICPEGKLSCGDGECIDKELFCNGTPDCKDDSDENACSVETDPNRAPDCDPTQCVLPECFCSADGTRIPGGIDIAQVPQMITLTFNGAVNVDNIDLYDEVFNGRLNPNGCQTRGTFFVSHKYTNYSAVQELHRRGHEIGVFSLTHKDDPRYWSQGSYDDWLAEMAGARLIIERFANISDGSIIGVRAPYLRVGGNKQFEMMADQLFVYDASITASLGRVPIWPYTLYFRMPHKCNGNGRNCPSRSHPVWEMVMNELDRRDDPTFDESLPGCHLVDSCSNIQSGEQFGRLLRHNFNRHYTSNRAPLGLNFHASWLKSKKEYKEELIKFIDEMLAKNDVYFVTMVQVLKWIQTPTELANLRDFADWKDTCDEKGQPYCSLPNACPLTTRELPGETLRLITCMECPNNYPWLLDPTGDGFSSKE
- the LOC105692399 gene encoding chitin deacetylase 1 isoform X2 — encoded protein: MSPKIRILLGALCLFAVSVRAQDGEGGTNELNAEELCQDRPGDEFFRVKVTHDCRDVVRCTKSGLTPITCPSGLAFDLDKQACDWKGKVTNCDKLEIPRKVLPILKTDEPICPEGKLSCGDGECIDKELFCNGTPDCKDDSDENACSVETDPNRAPDCDPTQCVLPECFCSADGTRIPGGIDIAQVPQMITLTFNGAVNVDNIDLYDEVFNGRLNPNGCQTRGTFFVSHKYTNYSAVQELHRRGHEIGVFSLTHKDDPRYWSQGSYDDWLAEMAGARLIIERFANISDGSIIGVRAPYLRVGGNKQFEMMADQLFVYDASITASLGRVPIWPYTLYFRMPHKCNGNGRNCPSRSHPVWEMVMNELDRRDDPTFDESLPGCHLVDSCSNIQSGEQFGRLLRHNFNRHYTSNRAPLGLNFHASWLKSKKEYKEELIKFIDEMLAKNDVYFVTMVQVLKWIQTPTELANLRDFADWKDTCDEKGQPYCSLPNACPLTTRELPGETLRLITCMECPNNYPWLLDPTGDGFSSKE